The DNA sequence GCCAAACAAAACCACTCCACTCGGCGACTTCTTCAATAAACGCCACTAGGTGAGTTTCAAATCAGTGTTtcaattccatttttattttataactcgAAATTACTTCCCCCCAATTCTGCAGAAATCCGCGAGTTGAGTTTGGTAGCGCGCCAACCAAGAGCGGGAGCACAGCCGAGAAATATCAAGGAAGAACCCACCCAGGTGAGGATTTTATCATGATTCAACTTGTCAATTCCCCCTTTTCATGTTACAACCATTAATCGGAACCCCAATTTTGCAGAAACCCCCAATTTTTCAAGCTTTCCTCTATCATCCACAATTCCTGAAGCTCATACCCTCCCCTGTCGAGTTGCGCAGCTGCCTTCGCGACCAGTCCCCTGGCACTGGTCAGTCCTAACACTCTGATATTTTCTTATTGATTTCTTTGTTGgttagaattttgtaaaaatatttatctaTATCTGTCTTTAACTGGGGTTAATTGCCGCTGTTCATAGACTGGAATTTGAAGGTTCACCTTTTTTTGATTTAATGGGTGCTCTGTATTGAAAGTGATAGTTAGAGTATAAAGCTTTAACAAAGGCTCATTATCAATGTTAGAGGGTTGAGTTTCTTTGGTTTGCATCTCTCTTGCATCTACTTCCTGTTTATTTAATTACCCAAGAATGTGTTTCTTTGGTTTGCATCTCCCTTGCACAGGAGAAATTGAGAAACTTTGCACGCACTAATCTGAAAAATTTGTTTGTTGATAAATTTATCATGTAAAGTACAAGACATTAGTAACTGCTGTTTCATAGCTGTTTGTGTTCTTTGCCACTTCCCATTGGTTCAGCTCTGTTATCATTTTCCCTTGTTTTTTATGACAAAAGCTTGATATTTATCATCTGTGTATTGTTTATAATAGTATTCTGAGTCAGGTTGGTTGTTGGTGTGTTGGGGTGTGTGTTTGCACAGTTGGGCTTGTTGGTTTTGGCTTAGTTTCCTTTATCTTCATTATGATTCTTCCATTCTCGTCTCCCAAATCTGTCATTTTCATGCCTATTTGAGTGTTTTAAAAAAGTaacttttgtctttattttcattctattttttacttCTTTGTTTTACAACACTTGAGTTGTACATTGTATCCTCtttcaatttcatacttttttatttaaatgcttTACTTCCTTTTGATGTTTTGGTGATACATTGCATGTAGATCTGGGATTTTAGTTTTCATATTCAGACATGGGGTGCTTAAAGTTTGTGTCTTTCCCCTATTCTTCAAATGAGCTAATTTTTCACTTTCCACATGTGTAGAGAGTAATGGCTAAAACTTGAAAGGGACCATTGCCACTTCATTGAGCTTCACTTAAGTTATACTATTctcaggaaaaaaaataaaataaaataataaaataaaaggagcACACTTTAATCTTGAACATTAATGAGTTTGGAATTATGGTTGTTAGCAATTCTGTACAGCATAGCACACTCAATCATTTCTAGTTATAATATGCTTTCGTTGACCACATCATGGGCTTAAAAGATTACATTAAGTGGGATGCTAATGTAGCTGTCATTGTAGTTTATTGATGGTCCATGGAGGGCTCAAGTGCTCCTTGGTGCTATGGAGAAAAAGGGAGGACTTGTcattaaagaaaattttgaaaaaaggtgGAAGATAGTTACTGAGATGttgttttattcttattttatgttctttttcaGTCCCTAACTAATGCATTTTTAATTATGACATTGCTAGCTTCTTGtatgcatcatcatcatcgtgttcacttttattttgcaatttaTCTCAATTTAATTAAGCCATATTATTGCGGGGCAAACACATTTTCTGCGAGGAGTGTGTGTCAGAATGGTTGGTTCATGCTTATATTCCTTATTTAGATATTCTGTTGTTTTTTAGCGTTAATTTATAGCCTTTTTTGGGTAGTTTTGTTAATAGTTGCTTTAATAGTTACTGATCTAGTTATCTGTGTTAGGGAAATTATCCTGGTCATTTTGACGCTGAATGCCCCCATTTTCTGATCTTTATGCTTATTATACTATTGCTTATTTGCTATTGCTATTGGACTACTTCTCATGGTGCTGATTTCTTATCTATGGTGTTCATATATTAAGTGCAAAACTATGTTTCTGCTACCATTATGGTTTTACACTTCTCTTTACCAATTTTTGGTGCAATTCATGCTAAGTCCTGCTGTTTGGTTGCTACTATACTTACTGTGACACTGGACTAGTTGATCATGATTCTCTTGATGTCATTCATGCTACTCGAGTCCTGAATTGCTATTTGATTTTTTCAGACCCTTTTCTTGTTTGTCACTCTTTCTGAGCTACTcgtgttgttattattttttatgttcttttttGCTGAACTAATTATTTGTACCTCTACGGTAGACGACAAGATAGAGAAACTATACTCAAATATTTTGCATAAACATACCTACGAAATTTATGTCTACAATTTCAAGATTTTATTCTCTATCCATTATGActgtttagttatatttttttattattttttacatctAACTTTCAgtcctattttctttttctttttttaaggaagcttttattttcttttcactttttggACTTGGAACCAGCAAATCTTTCACCAAGTAATTATTTAGAAAGCACAGAATTTTGCAATGAGTAAGCCTCCTCCCCAATACCTTTCATGTGCTACATGTTACCTGGGAAGCAAGTaacttttataaatttatttccgTTTTGATTTATTCCATCGCTCTCTACATGGTTTTGCTTGTAATATATTGTCAAGTTTATTACGTATGGCACTCTCCCATCTCATAATTGTGATAAAGTGTTGTTGGTTCTCTTGACACACTccccattttttcttttattttattacaagtGCTATGTATTTTgatactcttttttttatttatttctactaTTTCATTCATTTAAACATTAATAAGAGTTGGATTACAAAGCCTAGAGGGAGTGTAGAATATAGGGATGGTCTGAATAAATTCCTTGATTTCGCATTTGCCAATGCATCATCCGATGGGATGATACATTGCCCATGCCCTTTGTGTGGGTTCCGATGTTAACAAACTAGAGAGGACGCATACGCTCACCTTCTGATGAAACCCTTCCCCCTAACTATACCTTTTGGTTACATCACGGTGAGAAGATCGTAGACGAGAGATCCAGCGCTAGGGAAGAACTAGAACCTAATGTAAATTTAGGAGATCAAATGCGGGACATGGTCCAGGACGCATTCAACTTCCTGGGACTGCAGAGTGACGATGAAGACTCGATGAATGGGCATGTCGGAGACGTTGCGGAGGGGTTGCTGTACTTATCTGATGAACCTAGTCGCGAGGCTCGTGCCTTTCACGACTTGCTTGAGGACGGCGAGCAGGGATTATATCCGGGATGCTCAAGATTCTCGAAGTTGTCTTTCTTGGTTAGGCTATACCATATAAAGTGCATGTGCGGAGTGAGCGACAAGGCTTTCGGATTGATTCTAGAGCTATTGGGGGATGCCTTTGAGCATGCAAGGATTCCGAAGACCTTGCACGATGCCAAGAGGATCATAAGGAAGCTCGGCATTGGGTACAAGAAGATAGATGCATGtccaaatgactgcatgctatAGCAGGGTACAGACCAAGACTTGTCTAGATGCAAACGGTGTGGGGCATCCAGGTGGAAGCAAAAGACCAGGAAGAATTCTTTAGTCAGAATCAACACCATTGTCAAGAAGAATGGGAAACCTCTACCGGCGAAGATTCTCCGTTACTTTCCTCTAATTCCACGGTTGCAGCGATTATTCATGTCCAGTAAGACATCCGTTGACATGTTGTGGCACAAGAGAGGAACCAACTCTGACGGTTCCTTGAGGCATCCCAGGGACGGCGAGGGTTGGAAAGCATTTGACAGGAGATATACTAACTTTTCTGGCGATCCGCGCAATGTTCGCTTAGCCCTGGCTTGTGATGGCTTCAATCCTTATGGAAATCTCAGTTCAAAGTATTCAATATGGCCAGTGATTCTTATTCCGTACAACCTACCCCCATGGATTTGCATGAATCAAACCAACTTTATTCTCTCTATGATTATTCCCGGTCCTGGCAATGACATAGATGTCTACCTACAGCCCCTGATTGATGAGCTGAAGGAGTTGTGGGCTGATGTTGATACCTACGACGCCAGTGAGAAGAAAATGTTCAAGATGCGAGCTGCACTGATGTGGACTATCAGTGATTTTCCTGGCTAGGACAACTTATCTGGCTGGAATACTTACGGCGGGAGAGCTTGCCCCACGTGCAATTTGGATGCCGAGACTATGCGACTCACCTTCAGTCAGAAATGGTGTTATATGGGTCATCGTCGCTTCTTGAATCGCGATCACAAATATAGACAGGACCGGAGTAGATTTGATGGCAAGGTAGATgatagatccccacctaccaaatTGACTGGGAGGGATGTCTTGAGACAATTGGAGGGTGTTCTTGTCTCACAAGGCAAGGTGCAAGCGGTGGGTGGTAAAAGAAGGCGCGGACAGCAGACCGTGGTGCAAGACGAGTCTCCCTGGAAAAAGAGGAGTGTATTCTTTGATTTGCCGTACTGGGAGAACAACGAGTTACGTCACAACCTTGATgtgatgcacatagagaagaatgtATGCGACAACATTGTTTTCACCATGTTGAACGAGAGCGGTAAGTCCAAAGACCACCTAAAAGCTCGAAAAGATCTCCAGTTGATGGGCATCCGACATGATATGTGGCCAGTTGAAGGTGGAAAGTATCCCGCTGCAGTCTTTACCATGTGAAATCCAGAGAAAGATGTCTTTCTTAGGACAATTAAGAATGTGGTCTTTCCAGACGGGTACTCTAGCAACATCTCTCGCTGTGTTGATTTAAAACAGCGAAAGTTATTCGGCTTTAAGAGTCATGACTGTCATATTCTAATGGAACATCTACTGCCAATTGCGTCAAAACACGTGTTACCCACCCCAGTGTCTGCCATCTTGGCTGAGTTATCATCCTTTTTCCGAATAATATGCAATAAATCCATAGATCCTCAACAACTTCCTCTCCTTCAAGATCGTGTAGTCCATACCTTGTGCCACATGGAGATGATATTTTCACCTTCCTTCTTCACAGTTATAGTTCATCTAACAGTGCATTTGGTCGAGGAGGTCCGTCTCGGTGGCCCAGTGCATTACCGGTGGATGTACCCAATTGAAAGGTATTAATTCGCTTAATATAACTCGACCTGTTTATAAACGGATAGCTGTCATCTAGTAATTTGTACGTTATGTTCTCAAAGGTACCTATGTCGTCTCAAGCAGTACGTGCGTAACAGGGCACAACTGGAAGGATCGATTGCAGATGGCTACTTATCCGAGGAGATTCTCACATTCTGTTCTAGATATCTAGATAATGTCGAGACTAGGATCTACCGACCGACGCGCGTTGACGACCAGTCGATCGATGCTCCACCGAGCGAGATTGCCAACATGTTCCCAGTGGTTGGAAAGGCGGTCGGGGCAAGTTCATTTTTTACTATAACAGCAACCGAAAAGCTTCAAGCACATCGTCATGTACTGGTCAATTGCATTGCAGTAGAGAAATTCTTAGAGTAAGTACATAGCCTGAGCTATAAAATTATATAGTGAGCCAATTTGGTACTGACTGTACTAAACTTGAACAAACCTTTTGTATGCACAGTGAGTACAGAGCCATCACAAAGAGAAAACTGCGGAGTAGAACAAGGTTCCCGTCTCAAATAGATAGCGTTGTACACAGAGAATTTGCCAGTTGGTTCAGGCATAAGGTAATCTTTAATATCTCAGGATCCTACTACCCTTTGATGCCCTCTTGTCTCTAACGGTTCAATGCCATGTCCCATTTGGAAGCACCAATCATTCGAACGAGTTGTAGTGGCTCGCCTACGGTCCCCTCGCTCAGGCCAAACGCTATCCAGCTTACAACGTCAATGGATTTAAATTTAGGACCATGTCGAGGGAGGAAGGGATGAAAACACAGAATAGCGGGGTTTATGTCACTTCGGATACTAGAAGTTATGCAAGTAAACGGGATGCCAATGTTGCTGTCGGCGGCGTCTCGTATTACGGGAAATTATTAGACATCATCGAGCTAAATTACAGTGGTCAATTCAATGTAGTCTTATTCAAGTGTATTTAGGCAGACACCACGTCGGGCAGAGGCATCCGGCAAGACGTTCTTGGCCACACCTGTGTTAATTTTGCCACTCCGATTCACACCGGTGATCGAGAAGATGATGAGCCGTATATATTGGCATCTGAGGCTCGTCTTGTGTTCTACGTAGAGGATGAGGTGGAGAGTGGATGGAGTGTAGTAGTCCACGTGAAGCCAAGAGATTTGTTTGACATGGGCGAAGATTATGAATATTGTGAGGTCGACCTTAATCCACAGGCCTGTATGACTAGCTTGCCTGAATTTGATGTCGAAGGGTTGCGGTTGACAAGAGACGGTGATTTAGAGGAGTCCACTGGTGAAAGGGTTGAAGATTGTGACAAGGCTGCTGATTCCTAAAAAACTGTTCTCCACCATGCATGTAGCTCATATTCATGGCAGTTCTGGATATATGATACTGGATTTTATTTTAGTCATATCACTAGATAATATGTTGATTATAGTGACTTATTTGAGATTTTTTAAAACTTATCCTCTCATATAAAGCTCTTTTATTCAACTATGTCGTCACAATGCTGTTACCTCTCCAACTAGAATTCTTACAATCACATGTTTATATTGTCCTTGTACATTCTTCCTATTTTTGGTGGACTATCAGAGAAATTGGAGAGCAGAGACTTCTTTCTCATTACCAGAAGCCGTTGGTTCGCAGAGAAGATGATAGCTGAGTCTCCATTCTCTTCCTTGGACCACGCAACGTCCTTTGCAAGACAGTTGTGGTTTAAAGAGTCCCGCATACAATCATGGTTGGATGCCTTCTCTGGACAAAGTCACCTCTATCGAGCCATATCTCATGCGCCGGGACCAATGATGAGGGTTTGTTTCATGCTGCCCAATTTATTTTTGTACTGCATCTTCTTATTCGTGGAAAGCAACCATATTCATGTGATTATTTTAAAACTTTAGGAAATGCTTCACTGGGATTGAAAGTACCGGGCTAAATTTAGGTTTGAGTTTGTAACAAGTACGGAGACGTGGTTCTCACAGAAGATACTCGACGAGGTGAAGGTAAATGTTCACGTATTACCTTGCTATTTATCTAATGTATCACAATTTTACTCACCCTAGTTTAATTAATTGCCAACTTAGATGAAATTCGATGCTTACATGTGATTTTCTGGTTGACATTATTGTTGAGATGCATAGAAACTTGCTACTTGTGTAGTTGAAGCTAAACAATGTTAGTTAACTCAAATAAGTATCAAGATATATAGGTGTTGAAACTTGAGAAGTGCATAGTGCAGTATAAAGAGAGTATTGCCTCATGACACAAGTATAACTTTCTATTAATTGATATCTTTTCTTTCTCCAATATCCTCTCTACTTACTTATTTCTATCGTAATATGCATATCAAGTTATTATCTGGCATATCACTTCGTGTACTTGTGAATGGATAAAAAGGAAAATGGGTATAATGTAATACTATCAAGTAAATCCACCTAACTGTATATTGTATTAAGCAGAAAGCAACTCCGCAAACCTGCAATGATTGGGTATCAAAAACTTTAAACCCATTATGGTCCTAGTTTAGTACACTCTTATCGGATATTACTTATGTATTTCAATAGGTTCTAGTGCTGCAATTATAACTTGGCATGATTTGATTCACTAGAAAAACCACACTACTCCACATACTAATTTTTAGGTTCAAAAATTGAACCAAACCAGTTGAAAATAAATGTAGCCCGCAACAATTCAGGAGTCACTTATATCTTGTATCAATTTGAGACCTTAATCTGTGTGCATGAGGCATATTCTTTGTTCTGATTTGAGCAGAAAGAGCACTCCAAAAGATTCATTCTGTTTCTGGTGTTACTGGTGTTCTCTTTATTTGATGCCATAGTCTTCTTGCTCTCTAATCTGAAATGCTATCTCAAGTAATAAAATGTAATGATTCTACTACTGAGTCAcctgattttttatgttttaggtTCCGAATCATTTGAATGTTTTTAGATTGTCCCAGGTTTTTATAAACAGTATTTCTACATTATTTTTGTGATGTGTTGTGCAGGCACGATATGAAAATACTCTTGTTGTTGAACTGGATATTGCAGCACAAGATGAATTCAAACTCATAGAACACAGACTTGAACGTCTATGGGAACGTAAGATAGACAACTTTACTTCTTGACGATGTAATTTGATTATGTTCATACACTAATTCTTGAAATTCTGCGCCTATTTTGTGCTATGATGTACCTCTCAGGGTTAACATTTTCCCAGATTCAGGAGGCATCCGAAGCTGCTGGAGAGGTGGTTCCGGATTCAGAGGAGAAAGAGGACGTTGTCCCCTCCGGTGGCTCTGAAGAGGCTGATTCTGCTGGTCAAAATGCCTCGATGCTGTCGTATGACCTCAATAAAACGCCGAAAGAGAATGATTATCCTTATAGTGGAATGTCACCTGAGGAGAAAAATGCCTGGCACCTAGCTATGTGGGCGACTAGATACTTGAACCCTTGAGGATATTGCAGTAGTTTAATTGAAGAATTAGGATGTTGATTTATAGGATGTCCAAGACTTGTTTTTTGAAGTTGTCGTGACTTTATAATTCTTCAGATTGTTATTAGGGATCGTTAGTATGCTGCATTGAAGGTCCTTGGTCTACTGCTTTAtgtatttctgcactttattgaaAGACTATCGTAAGACTATCGCAAGATTctgattaacaaaaaatttttggCACAATGATAAAATGTTTTGCTATGATATTTTCCTTACAAACTAACAAATAACAatctatctatttttttttacaaactaacaaataacaatctatctatttttttttactttcttttgacGTCTGAAAAAGTACCTAGAAATATgctagtaattattattattattgttattaataatattattaatattattattattattgatagttattattatttttataactactcacattattattatattcacgtccttcttattttattaattattaatattatttaatattggtatttattattgttattattattataattattgttattattattattattatagcttTTTTTGgtctcatatattttttatttttcaacttaacATTCACAAATATCAACACAAATACATCTCTATCATATATTAGGTATGAccttctatctatttatattatttttcataagcTATTTTAAAAAAGTAAGATTTTACAAAACCAAGCCTATTCTTATCACAACTTAATATTATTACCCAgttattattgtttattttaccctattattattattattattattattattattattattattattattattattataaaatgttAAAATGAAAACATAGATTGCTAATCTTAAAGAAATCAATAGCTAGTGAGGGctaaatttaaatgttaaatttaaagttaattgaaaaacaaaaatgaaaaaactgTTGATAACatgtaaaattttatattataattattattatgtttaaCCCACATaccgtattattattattactattattgttattatgttaaaatttaaaatatcaacaGCAAATTTACGTTGTGCAATATTTATTGGTTTTAAGATTTCTCAAATTATATTCCTCCCGATTAGTGTTCTGTTTCCTTGGCGAAATATTTTCATggttcaaattattattattagaattaatATTGTTAATTCCCTCTAACAATCAAAATTAGGGATTTCGTTTAATATCAAATATTTCAAACACCCGCCAAATTTGATTACTCCCCATATGAAATACCAATCGGCCGTGACCCACCTCTTCTTCTTAATCCTAATACACCCCAGCTCTACCTCACACTTAGTCCTGAATACAGTGAACGAAGCCCCACCCCCAACGAGGAGCTCTCAACTCTCGCGCTCTGACACCTCATTGTCTTTGACTGCGTAGTTAGGTCGTCCTCTCTGCTGTTAGCTCGTCCGTTTGGCCCAGCTGTTACATCGTCCCCTCACTGCTGCGGTAATCACCAGTTATCTATCAATTTATGATGGTCTAATATTTACGAGGGGCATTCTTCCAAGCCCACTTGGTTATCCTGTTAACTAATTCATGTGTTATGGTCCAGgactatatttattattttttgggtGTTTGTTGGCGTAAGGAGTTTATGATGGCTCGGAAAGGTCGATTCACGAAAAAATCTAAATTGGGACCAGGATCTCACCAACCTCAAACGGGAGCGAATGCGACTTTGGACTCCCACCATGATGGCTCTCAAATTCTTCCGACCAATGACGAAAGTGTCCCCGCAAGTGGTGATAGTGTCCCCGCTACTTCACGTCCTTTCCGTCCCCCGCGAAGTGAACCAAGGCCTGTTCCACAGATGAGCACAAATAGTACCCAAAACTCGCTGACAGGCCATCTAAACTTGGAAACTAATGCTAATGAGGAACCTCttgttgaagaagaagttgaCGAGCTCCATGATGCTCCTGTGATTCAGAGTCGCAGAGGATGCAAGACTACAGAATTTTGGACTGTTAAGATCATAggtattttttcaaattatttttcttcCATCAACATCATTTAAGCTCCACCTATTATTAATTTACACAATACTTTAATTCGTTCATCCTAAATGCTTTCAGTTGCAAAACAGGTCAATGACATTTGACCTTCTCCATTTGTTTGCAAAGTGGttttttaatctttaattaaataaaatatattctgTGACCtgtcaaaataattataaaagattctgatttattatatttattttattttttcctacATTTCAAATAAAGCGGTAAATTTGTTCTtgttattagttttttaaattaaaagtcggtaatttttttaaaaaaaattttcaagtgttGCAAATCTACACCATTTTATGCATGTTATATGCTGAATTGATCCATCGTAATTCTTTTGTTAGGTGTATACTAAGGtagtattttaatattattatgttatatataaattttatcgcATGATGTGCACAACGCAAATGTTATATTTGGCTTATAGATTCTGAGGGCACAATCAGGCCGGCAAAACTAAGCGTGAGGGATGCTATGGCACGACCTAACGTTAGGAAGATCGTGCTCAGATTCAACAACGCAAAGCAAGCAATTGGAGACGAAGCTGAACTGTTGAGTGGCGTGCTTGGTCTGCTGGGATCTGATTATGGAAAATTTCCCATCTGTAGGAAAAGTTGGCATCAGATTACCACTAAAGACAAAGTTTATAACGAATGTGTCAAGGTAAAAGTTTATATCCCGAGTAAATTAAATTTGCTTATTTTTACAATTATTGACAACTCGTATTATCTGTGTAGCAAATTTTCCACTTCGATGAGGATAGCGAaggaattattaagaaaaatatgttGAAAAGTATGGGGAAGGCTTGGAAGGAAACAAGGCTGAGGTTGTATGATCGTTTTTATGAGCCAACATTCACTACTGATCAAAATCTTGAGAATCGACCACCGGGAATTGATCGAGAGCATTGAAGATGGTTCCTTGACTATCGCGCCGAACCTGAGACGAAGGTAATATACTGTATCGTTGTTACACAGGAATACCAATTATGCATGCATTGAGAGGTTTTCTATTAGATTCTAATCGCCCTTTGTCTCTGATGGACCAATAGGAGAAGTGCAGAAAAAACGCGGAGAATCgatcaaaacaaaaatatacCCACACTGGCGGCTCGAAAAGCTTCGCACGGCGGATGGAAGAGGAGGTAATTTACTTGTTTTATTTAGTTATGCTAGTATCTCTGTGACTaaattttcattgattttgtggaAAACATTAATGCAAAAACTTTGTTGTTACAGTCGGAAGAACAAGGAAGGATAGTCGGTAGAGGAGAGTTATGGATTAAGGTGCACAAAAAGAAGGATGGCTCATATATGAATGATGAAGCAAGAGCAATTGGTGTAAGTAGTACTTGTTAATTGATAAAGGTTAACACAAGTCAGTTTAGGAGAATTACCcctatttttttgggttttggtTGATAATGCATATCTTTCCATGTTACTTTGATATTGCATGCTCCAAGCTTAAAAAATGCTACACCATGCGTTGCGTATATGGAGTTTATGTTTAATATTAACTTTTATGCTTCTATATTTGTGTGTTTCTTATTGTGATGTAAGTGATACAGTTAATTGAGGAGATTACTAATTTGTGTATGTAggaaagaattgaggaaattgaaCAACAAGATGAGTCTGCCAGAATGTTGTCTCAAAATGACTCCATCGCTCAGGTTTTCGGAAAAGAAAAACCGAGTAGAGTACGTGGTATGGGTTTTGGACCGACTCCTAGTCAACTATTCGGTCCGAATTCACATGCGCCTATCAACGGAGTCCAACTAGAAGAGACCCAGAGGAGGCTGTTTGAACTGCAGGCAGAGCTGGAAGGTGAGAAGTTGAAGAGGAAGGCGATGGAGGACGAGGCAGCAgcagagaagaaaaagatgaaagtaatGGAGGACGAGGCAGCAgcagagaagaaaaagatgaaggcaATGGAGAGTGCTCTGGTTTATCTGTTTCAAAGGCAGGGTGTGGAGCTACCACCAGACATCGCTGCAGGGATGAGTTTCATGGAATGATAGAGTGAAAATAGAATATTAGGATTGGAGTTATTTTACATTGAAGTAAACATTTTATTGAATTAGACTGAGCAACTCTACGAAATCGTTTTATTTACTTCGTATTTTGATGGATATATTAATTTGTTTTGAttatatttcaattttgtttttgcTACAagtttagattctatttttgttgaaaattttcactcttataataatggaaaataaaaaaatagttaaaaagaataattcaataatattttaaataaattacgagtgttttatttaaaaaacgaaaatttcttttttttttatttttattaaattaaaaccgCCGCTATTTGGGTTCAGATATAACAAAAAATGTTACATATGGCGGCGGTTGCAAACCGCCGGTAACTTTTAACATAAACTGATGTCCCATTtggcggcggtttaaaaccgccgctaaactTGT is a window from the Arachis hypogaea cultivar Tifrunner chromosome 1, arahy.Tifrunner.gnm2.J5K5, whole genome shotgun sequence genome containing:
- the LOC112703737 gene encoding uncharacterized protein — encoded protein: MRLTFSQKWCYMGHRRFLNRDHKYRQDRSRFDGKVDDRSPPTKLTGRDVLRQLEGVLVSQGKVQAVGGKRRRGQQTVVQDESPWKKRSVFFDLPYWENNELRHNLDVMHIEKNVCDNIVFTMLNESEKDVFLRTIKNVVFPDGYSSNISRCVDLKQRKLFGFKSHDCHILMEHLLPIASKHVLPTPVSAILAELSSFFRIICNKSIDPQQLPLLQDRVVHTLCHMEMIFSPSFFTVIVHLTVHLVEEVRLGGPVHYRWMYPIERYLCRLKQYVRNRAQLEGSIADGYLSEEILTFCSRYLDNVETRIYRPTRVDDQSIDAPPSEIANMFPVVGKAVGASSFFTITATEKLQAHRHVLVNCIAVEKFLDEYRAITKRKLRSRTRFPSQIDSVVHREFASWFRHKWLAYGPLAQAKRYPAYNVNGFKFRTMSREEGMKTQNSGVYVTSDTRSYASKRDANVAVGGVSYYGKLLDIIELNYNTTSGRGIRQDVLGHTCVNFATPIHTGDREDDEPYILASEARLVFYVEDEVESGWSVVVHVKPRDLFDMGEDYEYCEVDLNPQACMTSLPEFDVEGLRLTRDGDLEESTGERVEDCDKAADS